One Coleofasciculus chthonoplastes PCC 7420 DNA segment encodes these proteins:
- a CDS encoding HlyD family efflux transporter periplasmic adaptor subunit, translating into MSKPITRWAIALAVGGTLATGVAAVYSLNRTQLRPTQSHSQPTATPAIEAVTALGRLEPAGEVITISAPTSLEGASVVKSLLVSEGDRVRENQVIAIMDNRDRLQASVDLAKKQVEIAQANLERVKAGAKAGAIQAQKETINRLDKELEGETKAQQSKINRLETELRETTKAQEATIQAQQATVKGQEATIRRLEAEKRNADNDFTRYQQLAEDGAISTSELESRRLRVETALERLSEAQENLSQQQAHLIQAEANKAQTIANLNEQLEEARVNRNKTIAILEARIKEEEARLEEIQEIRPVDIKQAEAEVESTLAAVEQAQADLDSLAYVRASEDGRILEINTRAGETIKEGEGIVELGKTDEMIVVAEVYESDISQVRLGQRVAIRSEGKAFEEKLQGNVSKIGLQIGKKDILDTDPAADVDARVVEVNIRLRPEDNQKVAGLTNSKVIVEIFLES; encoded by the coding sequence TTGTCAAAACCGATAACTCGTTGGGCGATCGCGCTAGCTGTGGGCGGAACTCTGGCGACTGGAGTGGCGGCGGTTTACAGCCTAAATCGGACTCAACTGCGTCCAACTCAATCACATTCACAGCCGACGGCGACACCTGCAATCGAAGCGGTAACTGCCTTAGGACGCTTGGAACCCGCTGGCGAAGTGATCACAATATCCGCTCCCACATCACTGGAGGGCGCTAGTGTAGTGAAATCATTACTGGTTTCGGAAGGCGATCGCGTGCGGGAAAATCAAGTGATTGCGATTATGGATAACCGCGATCGCTTGCAAGCGTCTGTCGATCTGGCTAAAAAACAAGTTGAAATTGCTCAAGCGAATCTGGAACGAGTGAAAGCAGGTGCTAAAGCGGGTGCAATTCAAGCCCAAAAGGAAACCATTAATCGCCTGGATAAAGAATTAGAGGGAGAAACAAAAGCCCAACAGAGCAAAATTAATCGCTTAGAAACTGAACTGAGAGAAACCACCAAAGCTCAAGAAGCCACGATTCAAGCCCAACAAGCCACCGTTAAAGGTCAAGAAGCTACGATTAGACGACTCGAGGCAGAAAAACGCAACGCTGATAACGACTTTACCCGCTATCAGCAGTTAGCCGAAGATGGAGCTATTTCTACCTCAGAATTAGAAAGCCGCCGTTTGAGGGTGGAAACAGCCCTAGAACGCCTGAGTGAGGCACAAGAAAACCTCAGTCAACAACAGGCGCATCTAATTCAAGCCGAAGCAAACAAAGCCCAAACCATCGCTAATCTTAACGAACAGCTAGAAGAAGCCAGAGTCAACCGCAATAAAACAATCGCCATTCTAGAAGCTCGGATTAAAGAAGAAGAAGCCCGCCTAGAAGAAATCCAAGAAATTCGTCCGGTTGATATTAAACAAGCCGAAGCTGAAGTGGAAAGTACACTAGCAGCCGTTGAACAAGCCCAAGCTGATTTAGATTCATTAGCTTACGTGCGGGCTTCAGAAGATGGTCGAATTTTAGAGATTAATACCCGGGCTGGAGAAACTATTAAAGAAGGGGAAGGAATTGTTGAACTGGGAAAAACAGACGAGATGATAGTGGTTGCTGAAGTCTACGAAAGCGATATTAGCCAAGTACGTCTCGGACAACGTGTTGCTATCCGTAGTGAAGGCAAAGCATTTGAGGAAAAACTTCAAGGGAATGTCAGCAAAATTGGACTACAAATTGGCAAAAAAGATATTCTGGATACCGATCCGGCTGCTGATGTTGATGCCAGAGTCGTGGAAGTGAATATTCGTCTACGTCCAGAAGATAACCAAAAAGTTGCTGGCTTAACTAATTCAAAAGTTATCGTAGAAATATTCCTAGAATCATAG
- the devC gene encoding ABC transporter permease DevC has product MKIPLAWLQLSREKIRLLVAIAGIGFADILMFMQLGFRDALFESNVTLHNKLKGDIFLISPQSTATIAMKSFPQRRLYQALGFEGVQSISPLYMDFGLWKNPQTRATRAIMVLGFNPANPVLELPDVNQNLNKIKIENGVLFDDTSRPEYGSIAQLFRQNEEVTTEVEERRIRVVGLFSLGASFAADGNIVTSDINFLRIFPRRDKGLIDIGIVQLQPGANIQNVLTDMRQEFPDDVTILSKQEFIDFEKNYWQTSTAIGFVFTLGTVMGFVVGTVIVYQILYTDVSDHLPEYATLKAMGYTHRYLLMVVFQEALILAILGYIPGMVIASGLYGLTKAATRLPMTITLTKTITILILTIIMCCVSGAIAVRKLKAADPADIF; this is encoded by the coding sequence ATGAAAATTCCTCTTGCTTGGTTACAATTGAGTCGCGAAAAAATCCGATTATTGGTCGCGATCGCAGGAATTGGCTTTGCTGATATTTTAATGTTTATGCAGCTTGGTTTCCGCGATGCCTTGTTTGAAAGTAATGTAACTCTACATAACAAGTTAAAAGGTGACATTTTTCTGATTAGCCCTCAATCCACTGCAACTATCGCCATGAAAAGCTTTCCCCAGCGGCGATTATATCAAGCTTTAGGTTTTGAGGGCGTTCAGTCTATTAGTCCACTCTATATGGATTTTGGCTTATGGAAAAATCCGCAAACTCGAGCAACTCGCGCCATTATGGTTTTGGGATTTAATCCAGCTAATCCAGTCTTAGAACTACCTGATGTTAACCAAAATTTGAATAAGATAAAAATAGAAAATGGGGTTTTATTCGATGATACTTCTAGACCCGAATATGGTTCAATTGCTCAACTCTTTCGTCAAAACGAAGAGGTAACGACAGAAGTAGAAGAACGTCGCATTCGGGTGGTAGGATTATTTAGTCTAGGCGCTTCTTTTGCTGCAGATGGAAATATTGTTACAAGTGATATTAATTTTTTGCGGATTTTTCCACGACGAGATAAGGGATTGATTGATATTGGTATAGTTCAATTACAACCTGGAGCAAATATTCAAAATGTTTTAACTGACATGAGACAAGAGTTTCCTGATGATGTCACAATTTTGTCCAAGCAAGAATTTATCGATTTTGAAAAAAATTACTGGCAAACCAGTACCGCGATCGGTTTTGTCTTCACTTTGGGGACAGTAATGGGGTTTGTTGTTGGTACGGTAATTGTTTATCAAATTCTTTATACCGATGTTTCCGATCATTTACCCGAATATGCCACACTCAAAGCGATGGGCTATACTCATCGTTATTTATTGATGGTGGTTTTCCAAGAAGCGCTTATTCTGGCAATTTTAGGATATATTCCGGGAATGGTAATTGCGTCTGGATTATATGGTTTAACCAAAGCCGCAACTCGTTTACCGATGACAATCACCTTGACTAAAACGATAACGATTCTAATTTTGACAATTATTATGTGTTGTGTATCGGGGGCGATTGCTGTGCGGAAACTGAAAGCTGCCGATCCTGCTGATATTTTTTAG
- a CDS encoding DevA family ABC transporter ATP-binding protein — MTYHVLRKSPVVSIKNLNHYFGKGSLRKQILFDINLELLPGEIVLVTGPSGSGKTTLLTLIGGLRSPQSGCVQVLRQELVGATEEKLVQVRRHIGYIFQSHNLLKSLTACQNVQMSLELHPDISPVEAVAKSTALLTTVGLANHLNHYPDNLSGGQKQRVAIARALVSRPQLVLADEPTAALDSQSGRNVVELMQQLAKEQGCTILLVTHDNRILDIADRIIHIEDGHIHRSNQHVLERSEGS; from the coding sequence ATGACTTATCACGTATTACGTAAATCTCCTGTTGTCTCGATTAAAAATCTAAACCATTACTTTGGTAAAGGTTCTCTACGTAAACAAATTCTCTTTGATATCAACCTAGAACTATTACCGGGAGAAATTGTCTTGGTGACAGGTCCTTCGGGTTCAGGGAAGACAACCTTATTAACCCTAATTGGGGGCTTACGTTCACCCCAATCCGGTTGTGTTCAGGTTTTAAGACAGGAACTTGTCGGTGCGACAGAAGAAAAACTGGTGCAAGTGCGCCGCCATATTGGTTATATCTTTCAATCTCATAATTTGCTCAAGAGTCTTACGGCGTGCCAAAACGTGCAAATGTCTCTGGAACTTCACCCGGATATTTCTCCCGTCGAGGCGGTAGCGAAATCAACAGCACTATTAACCACAGTCGGTTTAGCCAATCATCTTAATCACTATCCCGATAACCTTTCTGGCGGACAAAAACAGCGAGTTGCGATCGCGCGGGCATTGGTGAGTCGTCCTCAGTTAGTTCTAGCCGACGAACCCACAGCAGCTTTGGATAGTCAATCTGGACGGAATGTAGTGGAATTAATGCAACAGTTAGCCAAAGAACAAGGATGCACCATTCTACTTGTCACCCACGATAACCGGATTCTAGATATTGCGGATCGGATTATTCATATCGAAGATGGACATATTCACCGAAGTAATCAGCATGTTCTTGAGCGAAGCGAAGGGTCATAA